Proteins from a genomic interval of Amycolatopsis sp. cg13:
- a CDS encoding LysR family transcriptional regulator ArgP encodes MSDLPLDQVRTLLAVVDEQSFDRAAAVLHVTPPAVSQRVKALEQRIGRVLVLRSKPVRLTESGEVLVRFARQLTRLEADTRAELGLGGPGVATTLPIAVNADSLATWFLSALEEVPAEPPVSFDLRSDDQDHTAALLREGLVMAAITATPQPVQGCTVSRLGTMRYHAVASAEFVRRWLDGGPLAERLPAAPAVLFDRKDDLQDRFLRRLTRRKLPSRVRHYIPASVSFVDAVAAGLGWGMVPDLQLSGRELVDLAPDRAVDVALYWQQWKLDSPSLAAVAEAVGRAAGRALGP; translated from the coding sequence ATGTCCGATCTTCCGCTCGACCAGGTCCGCACCTTGCTCGCGGTGGTGGACGAGCAGTCGTTCGACCGCGCCGCGGCGGTGCTGCACGTGACGCCGCCCGCGGTGAGCCAGCGGGTGAAAGCGCTGGAACAGCGGATCGGCCGGGTGCTCGTGCTGCGGTCGAAACCCGTGCGGCTCACCGAATCCGGAGAGGTGCTGGTGCGGTTCGCGCGGCAGCTGACCCGGCTCGAAGCGGACACGCGCGCGGAACTCGGCCTCGGCGGTCCCGGCGTGGCGACGACGCTGCCGATCGCGGTCAACGCGGACTCGCTGGCCACCTGGTTCCTGTCCGCCCTCGAAGAGGTCCCCGCCGAGCCGCCGGTCTCATTCGACCTGCGCAGCGACGACCAGGACCACACCGCCGCCCTGTTGCGCGAGGGGCTGGTGATGGCCGCGATCACGGCGACGCCGCAGCCGGTGCAGGGCTGCACGGTCAGCCGTCTCGGCACGATGCGGTACCACGCGGTGGCGTCGGCGGAATTCGTGCGGCGCTGGCTGGACGGCGGCCCGCTGGCGGAGCGGCTCCCCGCCGCGCCCGCGGTCCTGTTCGACCGGAAAGACGATCTGCAGGACCGGTTCCTGCGTCGCTTGACCCGGCGCAAGCTGCCGAGCCGGGTCCGGCACTACATCCCGGCGTCGGTGTCCTTTGTGGACGCGGTGGCCGCCGGGCTGGGCTGGGGAATGGTGCCGGACCTGCAGCTGTCCGGACGGGAACTGGTCGATCTCGCGCCGGACCGGGCGGTGGACGTGGCGTTGTACTGGCAGCAGTGGAAGCTCGACTCGCCGTCGCTGGCCGCGGTGGCGGAGGCGGTGGGACGGGCGGCTGGGCGCGCGCTCGGACCGTGA
- a CDS encoding ABC transporter permease: MSVPLAAPPAVSADPGPLGQLRVLFARIGAMCLVELQKLRRDQTELLTRAIQPALWLLIFGETFTRLRAIPTGSVPYLDYLAPGILAQSALFISIFYGIQIIWERDAGVLAKLLVTPTPRAALVAGKAFAAGVRALVQALIVVILAALLGVGLTANPLRLLGTAAAVVLGSAFFCCLSIVIAGLVLSRERLMGIGQAITMPLFFGSNALYPVNLMPSWLKVLSHANPLSYQVDALRGLLIGTPANLWADFGVLVGATAAAIAVASALLGRLAR; encoded by the coding sequence ATGTCCGTGCCGCTCGCCGCACCGCCCGCCGTCTCGGCTGACCCCGGCCCGCTGGGACAGCTGCGCGTGCTGTTCGCCCGGATCGGCGCGATGTGCCTGGTGGAACTGCAGAAACTCCGCCGCGACCAGACCGAACTGCTCACCCGCGCGATCCAGCCCGCGCTGTGGCTGCTCATCTTCGGCGAAACGTTCACCCGGCTGCGCGCGATCCCGACCGGATCCGTGCCGTACCTCGACTATCTCGCGCCCGGCATCCTCGCCCAGTCCGCGTTGTTCATCTCCATCTTCTACGGCATCCAGATCATCTGGGAGCGCGACGCGGGAGTCCTCGCGAAGCTGCTCGTCACGCCCACACCGCGCGCCGCGCTGGTGGCGGGCAAGGCGTTCGCCGCCGGAGTGCGCGCGCTCGTGCAGGCGCTCATCGTGGTGATTCTCGCCGCGCTGCTCGGCGTCGGGCTCACCGCGAATCCGTTGCGGCTGCTGGGCACCGCGGCGGCCGTTGTGCTCGGTTCGGCCTTTTTCTGCTGTCTTTCGATCGTTATCGCCGGTTTGGTGCTTTCGCGCGAACGGCTGATGGGCATCGGCCAGGCGATCACGATGCCGCTGTTTTTCGGGTCCAACGCGCTCTATCCGGTGAACCTGATGCCGTCCTGGCTCAAGGTGCTCAGCCACGCGAACCCGCTCAGTTACCAAGTCGATGCCTTGCGGGGACTCTTGATCGGCACCCCAGCGAACCTTTGGGCGGATTTCGGCGTCTTAGTGGGTGCGACCGCAGCGGCGATCGCGGTCGCTTCGGCTCTGCTCGGAAGGTTGGCTCGATGA
- a CDS encoding ABC transporter ATP-binding protein, which yields MSEPAVRCTGLRHAFGTTVAVDGVDLAIEAGEVFGLLGPNGAGKTTTIRMITTLLPVSADRISVFGLDVARRRMAVRRLIGYVPQQLSADGALTGRENVSLFARLFDVPRAQRASQVREALELVGLESEADRPAARYSGGMIRRLELAQALVSSPRLLILDEPTIGLDPVARSAVWERISEIRSKTGMTVLVTTHYMDEAEQYCDRVALMHTGRIRALGTPADLEAGLGPESTLDDVFRTVTGNALDTGGIRDVRAARRTARRLG from the coding sequence ATGAGCGAACCGGCTGTCCGCTGCACTGGCTTGCGGCACGCCTTCGGCACCACCGTCGCGGTCGACGGCGTGGATCTCGCCATCGAAGCCGGCGAGGTCTTCGGTCTTCTCGGCCCGAACGGAGCCGGGAAAACCACCACGATCCGGATGATCACGACGCTGCTGCCCGTTTCCGCGGACCGCATCAGCGTGTTCGGACTCGACGTCGCCCGCCGCCGGATGGCCGTCCGCAGGCTGATCGGTTATGTCCCGCAACAGCTTTCCGCCGACGGCGCGCTCACCGGCCGCGAGAACGTGTCGCTGTTCGCCCGGCTCTTCGACGTCCCACGGGCTCAACGCGCTTCGCAAGTGCGCGAGGCGCTCGAACTCGTCGGGCTGGAGAGCGAGGCGGACCGTCCGGCCGCGCGGTACTCCGGCGGCATGATCCGGCGCCTGGAACTGGCGCAGGCGCTGGTCAGCTCGCCCCGGCTGCTGATTCTCGACGAGCCGACCATCGGCCTCGACCCGGTGGCGCGTTCGGCGGTCTGGGAGCGGATTTCCGAGATCCGCTCCAAAACCGGGATGACGGTGCTCGTCACGACCCACTACATGGACGAGGCAGAGCAGTACTGCGACCGCGTCGCGCTGATGCACACCGGCCGGATCCGCGCGCTCGGCACCCCGGCCGATCTCGAAGCCGGGCTCGGCCCGGAGTCCACTTTGGACGACGTCTTCCGGACCGTCACCGGGAACGCGCTCGACACAGGAGGGATCCGCGATGTCCGTGCCGCTCGCCGCACCGCCCGCCGTCTCGGCTGA
- a CDS encoding LysE/ArgO family amino acid transporter, whose amino-acid sequence MLAPALNVGGVIAALTAGFGTGMSLIVAIGAQNAFVLRQGLRGGLVVPVILVCTLSDAVLIAAGVSGIGAVLQRWPSGIKVIAIVGGLFLVGYGILAACRAFRPGTLTVSPADLTSPKRTLLTCLALTWLNPHVYLDTVLLVGSVAAGHGDSRWLFGIGAVAASAVWFSALGLGARRLSDVFARPAAWRILDGVIAATMIALGVALLLRQG is encoded by the coding sequence ATGCTCGCTCCCGCTCTTAACGTCGGCGGGGTGATCGCTGCTCTCACCGCCGGATTCGGCACCGGCATGTCCCTCATCGTCGCCATCGGCGCGCAGAACGCCTTCGTGCTCCGCCAAGGACTGCGCGGCGGCCTCGTCGTTCCGGTGATTCTCGTGTGCACGCTGTCCGACGCGGTCCTCATCGCCGCCGGAGTGAGCGGGATCGGGGCGGTACTGCAGCGGTGGCCGTCCGGGATCAAAGTGATCGCAATCGTCGGCGGGCTCTTCCTTGTGGGGTACGGGATCCTCGCCGCGTGCCGCGCCTTCCGCCCGGGCACGCTGACCGTCTCCCCCGCCGACCTGACCTCGCCGAAGCGCACGCTCCTCACCTGCCTCGCGCTCACCTGGCTCAACCCGCACGTCTACCTCGACACCGTTCTCCTCGTCGGCTCCGTCGCGGCCGGGCACGGCGACAGCCGCTGGCTGTTCGGCATCGGCGCGGTGGCCGCGAGCGCGGTCTGGTTCAGCGCCCTCGGCCTCGGCGCGCGGCGGCTGTCCGACGTCTTCGCCCGCCCCGCGGCCTGGCGGATCCTGGACGGCGTGATCGCGGCGACGATGATCGCGCTGGGCGTCGCCCTGCTCCTGCGACAGGGATGA
- a CDS encoding MarR family winged helix-turn-helix transcriptional regulator: MPAPRIDLAERVLTAVLGVRRVVRRRVRAELPGPHLPGSQVELLRVVHRNPGIGVAAAARELSLAGNSVSTLVNVLTDAGLLRREVDPADRRAARLQLTDAARDRMAAWRRTRIGLVSAALTQLSEEDTSAIVAALPALERLTAVLKEDT, translated from the coding sequence ATGCCCGCACCCCGGATCGACCTCGCCGAACGCGTTCTCACCGCCGTGCTGGGCGTACGCCGGGTCGTGCGCCGCCGGGTGCGCGCCGAACTGCCCGGACCGCATCTGCCGGGCTCGCAGGTGGAACTGCTGCGCGTCGTGCACCGGAATCCGGGCATCGGCGTCGCGGCGGCGGCCCGGGAACTGAGCCTGGCTGGGAATTCGGTGAGCACGCTCGTGAACGTGCTCACCGACGCCGGCCTGCTGCGCCGCGAAGTCGACCCAGCCGACCGCCGGGCCGCGCGGCTGCAGCTCACCGACGCGGCCCGGGACCGGATGGCGGCCTGGCGACGCACTCGCATCGGCCTGGTTTCCGCCGCGCTCACCCAACTGTCCGAAGAGGACACCTCGGCGATCGTCGCCGCACTGCCCGCTCTCGAACGGCTCACTGCGGTGCTCAAGGAGGACACATGA
- a CDS encoding tetratricopeptide repeat protein, with protein sequence MTEPATAEAIDRLSDDWRLDEAEELGRQAVRDFPDDPARWIALGKVQLIQYRREEALESFERAVRCPRSPALAVAWQVAALSQLRRFEAAAEAAGAGLVRFPDDAEILSARARVCCDQEDWAGALPWFERALAADPGRVDTKRWRVMVLASLKRYEDAEAAGRQAIERHPGEPDPLTTMGWLEDERDRDEAALAWCERALEVDPRSEWALRLRVNTLSSLGRADEAEDAAKAALDLRPREPRLWLARGWAAEEGDRGEEALTWFGRALEIAPRHGGALWWRVRRLRLLERFGEAEAALREALEIRPDDPDLLTEGSALAEDQSRIEEALDWIGRALAVEPRNKAALLSRLSLLRKLRRFAEAAAAAQEGAGQYPDDVGFLLQASETAEDRYRFDEALSWAERASAVDPGDVDALEGRIFALRRLRRFEAAEEVAREAADRYPEDPGRWVTFGWVAGDLLRHEEALGRYDRALELDPEHGVALQSKIEALRALRRFPEAEAVAKAALGRGPEDPGLLVQRGWIRVDQYEYEQALEWFQRAADLEPGHAWAWRSRLTALASLRRYDQAEAVFEEAVRHCPDEPGVLMERVWLATGRFRFEESLEWCGRVLDLDPEYRPALAERVASLRRLRRFEEAEAAAEEAIGRRPDEPGLLVQRGWVQHDQGRYEEALGWFRRAQEVEPGYAWALLAESSVCSGLRRFEEAKACARAVLDREPDNVAALTRMAALCRGRENVPEAIRWYERALEVDPRDAAALRLRADALRRLRRFGEARAALAEAVALRPDEPGLLVERAFVLDEEGHFEPALDSLRQALDVDPLDEEALEWRVIALRYRGRFEEAEAAAKEAVDRRPDEPDLLVERGLLHDGQLKYEESLAWFDRALRIDPFLVDAITGRSAALRSLRRFDEAERGVAEALERMPWNRSLREELVWIYHDSRRLDEAGQQLALLRADARDSSEEAETAAQSGWIRFAAGDYPAAEERFRIACEKEPDSADYEFGLAWCLVRQATPQRRDEAEKLCFSVLEKDKQYYAAHTCLGVLNYQRRQFAQAEQHFRRAIELDHHHASYVDLGALYSQLGRFDEAETHLNAALERDWFDAQAHVELGYLHLQRGIDDPAGKPSAGAARHFRQARQIDPANGSASLGLAVALMRSAGDFVEGEDVLQQALRRNDCDLPRWQLLVAVAKLLIERGDATQGRQFHADALARAQEAISLASNEAEPYFVAAVARYKLAESAGDFPAKPMQRRKAIRDLRRCVKLDPGNVEAQRSLQIMEESLRITRSSTAGSVIVVAVGIAALIALWVAFFLSDKITGVMLTTLTPVLVGLMVVGLVLPFLIRLKLPGGVEADLSASIRQISSGPTGEETFGPGRFSVTAAASSPGPQGQLARL encoded by the coding sequence GTGACGGAACCGGCCACCGCCGAGGCGATCGACCGGCTGAGCGACGACTGGCGGCTGGACGAGGCCGAGGAACTGGGCCGCCAGGCGGTGCGGGACTTCCCGGACGACCCGGCGCGGTGGATCGCGCTGGGCAAGGTGCAGTTGATCCAGTATCGCCGGGAAGAGGCGCTGGAATCCTTCGAACGCGCGGTGCGCTGCCCGCGGTCTCCGGCGCTGGCGGTTGCCTGGCAGGTGGCGGCGTTGAGCCAGCTTCGCCGGTTCGAAGCGGCTGCGGAAGCAGCTGGAGCTGGGCTGGTCCGGTTCCCGGATGACGCCGAGATCCTGTCCGCGCGGGCGCGGGTGTGCTGCGACCAAGAGGACTGGGCAGGCGCGCTGCCGTGGTTCGAACGGGCTTTGGCGGCCGATCCCGGACGCGTGGACACGAAGCGCTGGCGAGTGATGGTGCTGGCTTCGCTGAAACGTTACGAGGACGCGGAGGCGGCGGGCCGGCAGGCGATCGAGCGGCATCCGGGAGAGCCGGATCCGCTGACGACGATGGGCTGGCTGGAGGACGAACGCGACCGCGACGAGGCAGCGCTGGCTTGGTGCGAGCGGGCGCTGGAGGTCGATCCCCGGAGCGAGTGGGCGTTGCGGTTGCGGGTGAACACCCTCTCCAGCTTGGGCCGGGCTGACGAGGCGGAGGACGCGGCCAAGGCGGCGCTCGACCTGCGTCCTCGCGAGCCGCGGCTGTGGCTCGCCAGAGGCTGGGCGGCTGAGGAGGGCGACCGCGGCGAGGAGGCGCTGACCTGGTTCGGACGGGCGCTGGAGATCGCGCCGCGGCACGGCGGGGCGCTCTGGTGGCGAGTGCGGAGGCTGCGGCTGCTGGAGCGGTTCGGCGAAGCCGAGGCCGCGCTGCGAGAGGCGCTCGAAATCCGGCCGGACGATCCTGACCTGCTGACGGAGGGCAGCGCGCTTGCCGAGGACCAGTCTCGGATCGAGGAGGCGCTGGACTGGATCGGCCGCGCACTGGCGGTCGAGCCGCGGAACAAGGCCGCGTTGCTGTCGCGGCTGAGCCTGCTGCGGAAGCTGCGGCGGTTCGCCGAGGCAGCGGCAGCCGCACAGGAAGGAGCCGGCCAGTACCCGGACGACGTGGGTTTCCTGCTGCAGGCGAGCGAGACGGCCGAGGACCGCTACCGCTTCGATGAGGCGTTGAGCTGGGCGGAACGGGCGAGCGCGGTCGACCCCGGAGACGTCGATGCCTTGGAAGGCCGGATCTTCGCGCTTCGGCGGCTGCGGCGGTTCGAAGCGGCCGAGGAAGTCGCGCGGGAGGCTGCCGACCGGTACCCGGAGGACCCCGGCCGCTGGGTGACCTTCGGCTGGGTCGCCGGAGACCTGCTCCGGCACGAGGAGGCTCTCGGCCGGTACGACCGGGCGCTGGAGCTGGATCCGGAGCACGGGGTCGCGCTGCAGTCGAAGATCGAGGCGCTGCGGGCGCTGCGTCGTTTCCCCGAGGCCGAAGCGGTCGCGAAGGCCGCGCTCGGCCGCGGTCCCGAAGACCCGGGACTGCTGGTGCAGCGCGGCTGGATCCGTGTTGACCAGTACGAGTACGAGCAGGCGCTGGAGTGGTTCCAGCGGGCCGCGGACCTCGAGCCGGGGCACGCCTGGGCCTGGCGGTCGAGGCTGACGGCCTTGGCTTCGCTGCGGCGGTACGACCAGGCCGAAGCGGTGTTCGAAGAAGCGGTCCGGCACTGCCCGGACGAACCGGGCGTGCTGATGGAACGGGTGTGGCTGGCGACCGGCCGGTTTCGGTTCGAGGAGTCGCTGGAGTGGTGCGGACGGGTGCTGGACCTCGATCCCGAATACCGGCCCGCGCTGGCCGAGCGAGTGGCCTCGCTGCGCCGGTTGCGCCGGTTCGAGGAGGCCGAAGCGGCGGCGGAGGAGGCGATCGGGCGACGGCCGGACGAACCGGGGCTCCTGGTGCAGCGAGGCTGGGTGCAGCACGACCAAGGCCGGTACGAGGAAGCGCTGGGGTGGTTTCGCCGGGCGCAGGAGGTCGAGCCGGGATACGCCTGGGCGTTGCTGGCCGAATCGTCGGTGTGCTCCGGGCTCCGGCGGTTCGAGGAGGCGAAGGCCTGCGCGCGGGCGGTGCTCGATCGGGAGCCGGACAACGTGGCCGCCTTGACGCGGATGGCGGCGCTCTGCCGCGGCCGGGAGAACGTCCCGGAGGCGATCCGGTGGTACGAGCGAGCGCTGGAAGTCGATCCGCGGGATGCCGCGGCGCTGCGACTGCGCGCGGACGCGCTGCGCCGGCTGCGGAGGTTCGGCGAAGCCCGCGCGGCGCTCGCCGAAGCGGTCGCGCTCCGGCCGGACGAACCCGGGCTGCTGGTGGAACGGGCGTTCGTGCTGGACGAGGAGGGGCATTTCGAACCGGCTCTCGACAGCCTCCGGCAAGCCCTCGACGTGGATCCGCTCGACGAGGAGGCGCTGGAATGGCGGGTGATCGCGCTGCGGTATCGCGGCCGCTTCGAGGAGGCCGAAGCGGCGGCGAAGGAAGCGGTCGACCGGCGTCCGGACGAGCCGGATCTGCTCGTCGAGAGGGGTTTGCTCCACGACGGGCAGCTCAAGTACGAGGAGAGCCTCGCGTGGTTCGACCGGGCGCTGCGGATCGATCCGTTCCTCGTCGACGCGATCACCGGACGGTCTGCCGCGCTCCGGTCGCTGCGCCGGTTCGACGAGGCTGAGCGCGGCGTCGCCGAGGCGCTGGAGCGGATGCCGTGGAACCGGTCGCTGCGGGAGGAACTCGTCTGGATTTACCACGACAGCCGTCGGCTGGACGAAGCCGGCCAGCAGCTCGCGCTGCTGCGGGCCGACGCGAGGGATTCCAGCGAGGAAGCCGAAACCGCGGCGCAATCGGGCTGGATCCGGTTCGCGGCAGGGGATTACCCGGCCGCGGAAGAGCGGTTCCGCATTGCTTGCGAGAAGGAACCGGACAGTGCCGACTATGAGTTCGGGCTCGCCTGGTGCCTGGTTCGGCAGGCTACGCCGCAGCGTCGCGACGAAGCCGAGAAGCTGTGTTTTTCCGTGCTGGAAAAGGACAAGCAGTATTACGCCGCGCACACCTGCCTCGGGGTCCTGAACTACCAGCGGCGGCAGTTCGCGCAGGCGGAACAGCATTTCCGCCGTGCGATCGAATTGGATCACCATCACGCCAGCTACGTCGATCTCGGCGCGCTTTACTCGCAGCTCGGCCGGTTCGACGAGGCGGAAACCCACCTCAACGCGGCGCTGGAACGCGATTGGTTCGACGCGCAGGCGCACGTCGAACTCGGATATCTCCATCTGCAGCGGGGAATCGACGATCCGGCGGGCAAACCCAGTGCCGGCGCCGCGCGGCATTTCCGGCAGGCGCGGCAGATCGATCCGGCCAACGGGAGCGCGAGTCTCGGGCTCGCGGTCGCGCTGATGCGGTCGGCTGGGGATTTTGTCGAGGGCGAGGACGTGCTGCAGCAAGCGTTGCGCCGCAACGACTGTGACCTGCCGCGGTGGCAGTTGCTGGTGGCAGTGGCCAAATTGCTCATCGAACGCGGCGACGCGACCCAGGGCAGGCAGTTCCACGCCGACGCGCTCGCTCGCGCGCAAGAGGCGATTTCTCTTGCCTCGAACGAAGCTGAGCCGTATTTCGTCGCCGCGGTCGCGCGGTACAAGCTGGCCGAATCCGCCGGGGATTTCCCGGCGAAGCCGATGCAGCGGCGCAAGGCGATCCGTGATCTGCGGCGGTGCGTGAAACTCGATCCGGGGAACGTCGAGGCGCAGCGCAGCCTGCAGATCATGGAGGAAAGCCTGCGGATCACGCGGAGCAGCACGGCGGGCAGCGTCATCGTGGTGGCCGTCGGGATCGCCGCGCTGATCGCGTTGTGGGTCGCGTTCTTCTTGTCCGACAAGATCACCGGCGTCATGCTGACGACGCTCACGCCGGTGCTCGTCGGGCTCATGGTCGTGGGACTGGTGCTGCCGTTCCTGATCCGGCTGAAGCTCCCCGGCGGGGTCGAGGCGGACCTGAGCGCGAGCATCCGCCAAATCTCGTCCGGCCCGACCGGCGAGGAAACCTTCGGACCGGGCCGGTTCAGCGTTACGGCGGCGGCGTCGAGTCCTGGACCGCAGGGGCAGTTGGCCAGGCTTTGA
- a CDS encoding AMP-binding protein — protein MRDDVVEASAVVGHSPEQVWQIVGTPELYPRFVPAISWCEVTVPAERGRGPHCLIRLAPDRETMVEGTIHAAVYRPGEHVVWCGLPDERTWVSVELRPVPRGGTEIVLRMMLPSLPPEHSGLLARGTVKGLLKQLSKRIGQQLSGLPGDPPEHEPATALRTANTLVRAGVLAAGRPDKVVKQLSSFARWGATLAGGYLAATARGADDVAVHDERNSRTFGEIDERSNQLANALAALDVEAGSRVALMCRNHAAMIEAFVGCSKLGVDVVLLNTGLSPAAVEEVLTQHPPAAVLADDEFAPIIASVPGEFPRVSTWDDADQGYRTLDELLQDAPTTRPKPSEREGRIVVLTSGTTGAPKGARRPTPKGVSTSATVLSRIPLRARDKIAVAAPLFHSWGLAAMQLGMALRAELSLIRRFDAEHTLRTIAEHRCDALFAVPIMLQRILDLPERVRNRYDLSSLRIVASSGSAMPGAFVTSFMDTFGDVLYNFYGSTEVSWASIADPADLRAAPTSAGRCPPGTQVAILDEDRRPVPPGDEGQIFVGNDMLFDGYTNGSSVPRAHDLMATGDVGYQDASGRLFVTGRADEMIVSGGENVFPRPVEEALAALPGVSDAAVVGVPDDEFGQRLAAYVVLRHGARMHAEDVRHYIHQKLARFAVPRDVYFVPELPRNATGKIVKRLLNDDLWPITQG, from the coding sequence ATGCGAGACGATGTAGTCGAGGCGAGTGCGGTGGTCGGGCACTCGCCCGAACAGGTGTGGCAGATCGTCGGCACCCCGGAGCTGTACCCGAGGTTCGTCCCGGCGATCAGCTGGTGCGAGGTCACCGTGCCCGCCGAACGCGGCCGCGGCCCGCACTGCCTGATCCGGCTGGCCCCGGACCGGGAGACCATGGTCGAGGGCACCATCCACGCGGCGGTGTACCGGCCGGGCGAGCACGTCGTCTGGTGCGGGCTGCCGGACGAGCGGACCTGGGTGTCGGTCGAACTGCGCCCGGTCCCGCGCGGCGGCACCGAGATCGTGCTGCGGATGATGCTCCCGTCGCTGCCGCCGGAACACTCCGGCCTGCTCGCGCGCGGGACGGTGAAAGGCCTGCTCAAGCAGCTGTCGAAACGGATCGGGCAACAGCTGTCCGGCCTGCCGGGCGACCCGCCGGAGCACGAGCCGGCGACTGCGCTGCGCACGGCGAACACGCTGGTCCGCGCGGGTGTGCTGGCCGCCGGACGGCCGGACAAAGTGGTCAAGCAGCTCAGTTCGTTCGCCCGCTGGGGCGCGACTCTGGCCGGCGGATACCTCGCCGCGACCGCCCGCGGCGCGGACGACGTCGCGGTGCACGACGAGCGCAACTCCCGCACCTTCGGCGAGATCGACGAACGCAGCAACCAGCTGGCCAACGCACTGGCCGCGCTCGACGTGGAGGCCGGTTCGCGGGTCGCGCTGATGTGCCGCAACCACGCGGCGATGATCGAGGCGTTCGTCGGATGCAGCAAGCTCGGCGTCGACGTTGTCTTGCTCAACACCGGCCTCTCCCCCGCCGCCGTCGAAGAAGTGCTGACGCAACACCCGCCTGCCGCGGTCCTCGCCGACGACGAGTTCGCGCCGATCATCGCGTCAGTGCCCGGCGAATTCCCGCGCGTGAGCACGTGGGACGACGCCGATCAGGGCTACCGCACGCTGGACGAGCTGCTTCAGGACGCGCCCACGACGCGGCCGAAGCCGAGCGAACGCGAAGGCCGGATCGTCGTGCTGACCTCGGGCACCACCGGTGCGCCGAAAGGCGCGCGCCGTCCGACGCCGAAGGGCGTGAGCACGTCGGCGACCGTTTTGTCGCGAATCCCGTTGCGGGCCAGGGACAAGATCGCCGTGGCCGCCCCGCTGTTCCACAGCTGGGGACTGGCCGCGATGCAGCTCGGCATGGCGCTGCGGGCGGAACTGTCGCTGATCCGCCGATTCGACGCGGAGCACACGCTGCGCACGATCGCCGAACACCGCTGCGACGCGCTGTTCGCGGTGCCGATCATGCTGCAGCGGATCCTCGACCTGCCCGAACGCGTGCGCAACCGGTACGACCTGTCGTCGCTGCGGATCGTGGCGAGCAGCGGGTCGGCGATGCCGGGCGCGTTCGTGACGTCGTTCATGGACACCTTCGGCGACGTCCTCTACAACTTCTACGGCTCCACCGAGGTGTCGTGGGCGAGCATCGCCGACCCGGCGGACCTGCGCGCCGCGCCGACGTCCGCCGGCCGCTGCCCGCCCGGCACCCAGGTCGCGATCCTGGACGAGGACCGCCGCCCGGTCCCGCCCGGCGACGAGGGCCAGATCTTCGTCGGCAACGACATGCTCTTCGACGGCTACACCAACGGTTCCAGCGTCCCGCGCGCCCACGACCTGATGGCCACCGGCGACGTCGGCTACCAGGACGCGTCCGGGCGGCTGTTCGTGACCGGGCGGGCCGACGAGATGATCGTGTCCGGCGGCGAGAACGTGTTCCCGCGTCCGGTCGAGGAGGCTTTGGCCGCGCTGCCCGGTGTTTCCGACGCGGCTGTGGTCGGTGTTCCGGACGACGAGTTCGGCCAGCGCCTTGCCGCGTATGTCGTGCTCCGCCACGGCGCGCGCATGCATGCCGAGGACGTCCGGCACTACATCCACCAGAAACTCGCCCGGTTCGCGGTGCCGCGCGATGTCTACTTCGTACCGGAGCTTCCGCGGAATGCTACGGGGAAGATCGTGAAGCGGCTCCTCAACGACGACCTCTGGCCGATCACCCAGGGATAG